A genome region from Pseudomonas sp. N3-W includes the following:
- the sdhC gene encoding succinate dehydrogenase, cytochrome b556 subunit, whose protein sequence is MKKAVKSQRPVNLDLRTIKLPITGVTSFLHRVSGIILFLGLGFMLYALSKSLGSEEGFAEVKACLTSPLAKFVAWGLLSALLYHMVAGVRHLIMDMGIGETLEGGKLGSKIIIAVSAVLIVLAGVWIW, encoded by the coding sequence GTGAAAAAAGCCGTGAAAAGCCAACGACCTGTAAACCTAGACCTAAGGACCATCAAACTCCCCATCACCGGCGTTACGTCGTTTCTTCACCGTGTTTCCGGCATCATCCTCTTCCTGGGCCTGGGCTTCATGCTGTATGCATTGAGCAAATCCCTGGGTTCCGAGGAAGGTTTTGCCGAGGTGAAGGCATGCTTGACCAGTCCGCTGGCCAAGTTCGTAGCATGGGGCCTCCTCTCCGCCTTGCTGTATCACATGGTAGCCGGCGTGCGCCATTTGATCATGGACATGGGCATCGGTGAGACGCTGGAAGGCGGCAAGCTGGGCTCGAAAATCATTATCGCCGTGTCTGCGGTGTTGATCGTTCTGGCGGGAGTTTGGATATGGTAA